The Porites lutea chromosome 4, jaPorLute2.1, whole genome shotgun sequence genome contains a region encoding:
- the LOC140933038 gene encoding delta-1-pyrroline-5-carboxylate synthase-like isoform X2: MHLLTARNLLPNIHWRSLLSNRTYGRFFTSLEKGKSRVCFYSNTRGIAFRSELKRKAKRVVVKLGSAVITRDDECGVALGRLASIVEQVSELQNAGRQMLLVTSGAVAFGKQKLRHEILLSQSVRQTLKPQDVLKSKPYIEPRACAAVGQGGLLSLYEAMFQQYGLTCGQVLITKQDVRDKYSLDNLRSTVEELISMNCVPIINENDVVASPPDLDLDLAGVISLKDNDSLSALLSVELKADLLMMLSDVQGIYSGPPDQPESRLLDTFRPNDVTNVEFGEKSRVGRGGMESKVKAAAWALERGTSVVIANGTSTDYVIRQVLDGRKVGTFFTMVEETGPSVENQAAGARQGGRALQALTAEQRGKIIYKLADLLIERKDEILDANSKDLEEARFEGRLPAPMIARLLLTPAKLENLAEGLRQIADSSHDILGRVIKRTRIAVDLELKQETVPIGVLLVIFESRPDALVQVASLAISTANGLLLKGGKEAYHSNKCLHSLVQEALSLYVQPEAVGLVSTREDVNDLLQLEKYIDLIIPRGSSEMIERIQAESKGIPVLGHAEGVCHVYVDKDADLEMATNIVVDSKCDYPAACNAMETLLVHRDLIKSTFLERLLKALREKGVIVHAGPNLVKTLPLAPAPARSMKKEYSGLECAMEVVRNVEEAIDHIHQFGSSHTDVIVTDNRDTANHFLSSVDSACVFHNTSTRFSDGYRFGLGAEVGISTGRIHARGPVGVEGLLTTRWVLTGQGHTVSDFADGGPLRYLHEALPLVEDPESSSDEEPIVDTGDGEVIQK, translated from the exons atgcatctatTGACCGCACGAAATTTGCTTCCTAACATTCATTGGCGGAGTCTACTTTCGAATCGCACTTATGGGCGATTTTTTACTTCGCTAGAGAAAGGGAAAAGCCGAGTTTGTTTTTACTCGAATACGAGGGGAATTGCCTTTAGATCagaattgaaaagaaaagccAAGAGAGTCGTTGTTAAACTCGGATCAGCTGTCATTACAAGAGATGATGAATGTGGAGTTGCCCTAGGAAGACTTGCTTCAATTGTTGAACAA GTGTCTGAGTTACAGAATGCTGGTCGGCAAATGCTGTTGGTTACCAGTGGTGCAGTTGCATTTGGAAAGCAGAAACTGCGGCATGAGATTCTTCTATCTCAAAGTGTACGCCAAACACTAAAACCACAAGATGTCTTGAAG TCAAAGCCTTATATTGAACCTCGGGCCTGTGCAGCAGTTGGACAGGGAGGACTATTGTCATTATATGAAGCAATGTTCCAGCAGTATGGCTTGACATGTGGACAG GTTCTAATAACAAAGCAGGATGTACGAGATAAATATTCACTGGACAATTTACGTTCCACTGTCGAGGAGTTAATCTCTATGAACTGTGTTCCCATTATCAATGAGAACGATGTTGTTGCATCACCTCCAGATTTGGATTTGGATTTAGCAGGG GTGATCAGCTTAAAGGACAATGACAGTTTATCTGCGTTGTTGTCTGTGGAGCTAAAAGCTGATTTACTTATGATGTTGTCAGATGTGCAAGGCATTTATAGTGGCCCCCCTGATCAACCTGAGTCACGTCTCCTGGATACTTTCAGACCAAATGACGTCACCAATGTTGAATTTGGGGAAAAGTCTCGGGTGGGTCGTGGTGGCATGGAGTCTAAAGTCAAG GCTGCTGCCTGGGCACTTGAGAGAGGGACTAGTGTGGTGATAGCTAATGGTACCTCCACTGATTATGTGATTCGCCAAGTACTGGATGGTCGTAAGGTTGGAACATTTTTCACTATGGTAGAAGAAACAGGGCCATCTGTAGAGAATCAGGCAGCAGGTG CTCGTCAAGGTGGTAGAGCCCTTCAAGCATTAACTGCTGAACAG cgaGGCAAAATCATTTACAAACTTGCAGACCTGCTAATTGAACGCAAAGATGAAATCCTGGATGCCAATTCCAAAGATCTGGAGGAAGCTCGTTTTGAAGGTCGGCTGCCAGCTCCTATGATTGCCAGGCTTCTTTTAACTCCAGCTAAACTAGAAAACCTAGCAGAAGGACTGAGGCAAATTGCCGATTCATCACATGATATTCTGGGTCGTGTCATCAAGCGGACTAGGATAGCTGTTGATCTAGAGCTCAAACAAGAGACTGTACCTATCGGAGTTCTACTTGTCATCTTTGAATCTCGCCCCGATGCCTTAGTTCAG GTTGCTAGCCTTGCTATAAGCACAGCCAATGGTCTGCTATTGAAGGGTGGCAAGGAGGCGTACCATAGCAACAAATGCCTTCACAGTCTGGTACAAGAGGCTTTGTCGCTGTATGTTCAACCGGAAGCAGTCGGTTTG GTTAGTACCCGAGAAGATGTTAACGACCTCCTTCAGTTGGAGAAGTATATTGACTTGATTATTCCTAGAGGCTCTAGTGAAATGATTGAGCGTATCCAGGCTGAAAGCAAAGGAATTCCTGTGCTCGGACATGCAGAAGGAGTTTGTCACGTGTACGTGGATAAAGATGCTGACCTGGAAATGGCCACAAACATTG tGGTAGATTCCAAGTGTGATTACCCAGCTGCATGCAATGCTATGGAAACGCTTTTAGTGCACAGGGACCTCATCAAATCTACTTTCCTTGAGCGACTTCTTAAAGCTCTTCGGGAAAAAGGA gtAATTGTTCATGCTGGACCCAACTTGGTGAAGACATTGCCGCTAGCTCCAGCTCCAGCCCGCAGTATGAAGAAAGAGTACAGCGGTCTTGAATGCGCAATGGAAGTGGTCAGGAATGTAGAGGAAGCTATCGATCATATCCATCAGTTTGGAAGTTCACACACTGATGTTATTGTCACTGATAACC GTGACACCGCCAATCACTTTTTATCATCCGTGGACAGCGCATGTGTCTTTCATAACACTAGCACCAGGTTTTCGGACGGCTATCGATTTGGACTTG GCGCAGAAGTTGGTATCAGCACAGGTCGCATTCATGCTCGGGGCCCTGTGGGAGTAGAAGGGCTTCTAACCACAAGATGGGTACTAACTGGTCAAGGGCACACGGTATCAGACTTTGCTGACGGGGGTCCACTCAGGTATCTCCATGAAGCTCTTCCTCTTGTAGAGGATCCTGAGAGTTCGTCGGACGAGGAGCCCATTGTGGATACAGGAGATGGTGAAGTAAttcaaaaataa
- the LOC140933038 gene encoding delta-1-pyrroline-5-carboxylate synthase-like isoform X1, translated as MHLLTARNLLPNIHWRSLLSNRTYGRFFTSLEKGKSRVCFYSNTRGIAFRSELKRKAKRVVVKLGSAVITRDDECGVALGRLASIVEQVSELQNAGRQMLLVTSGAVAFGKQKLRHEILLSQSVRQTLKPQDVLKSKPYIEPRACAAVGQGGLLSLYEAMFQQYGLTCGQVLITKQDVRDKYSLDNLRSTVEELISMNCVPIINENDVVASPPDLDLDLAGMRRGPVISLKDNDSLSALLSVELKADLLMMLSDVQGIYSGPPDQPESRLLDTFRPNDVTNVEFGEKSRVGRGGMESKVKAAAWALERGTSVVIANGTSTDYVIRQVLDGRKVGTFFTMVEETGPSVENQAAGARQGGRALQALTAEQRGKIIYKLADLLIERKDEILDANSKDLEEARFEGRLPAPMIARLLLTPAKLENLAEGLRQIADSSHDILGRVIKRTRIAVDLELKQETVPIGVLLVIFESRPDALVQVASLAISTANGLLLKGGKEAYHSNKCLHSLVQEALSLYVQPEAVGLVSTREDVNDLLQLEKYIDLIIPRGSSEMIERIQAESKGIPVLGHAEGVCHVYVDKDADLEMATNIVVDSKCDYPAACNAMETLLVHRDLIKSTFLERLLKALREKGVIVHAGPNLVKTLPLAPAPARSMKKEYSGLECAMEVVRNVEEAIDHIHQFGSSHTDVIVTDNRDTANHFLSSVDSACVFHNTSTRFSDGYRFGLGAEVGISTGRIHARGPVGVEGLLTTRWVLTGQGHTVSDFADGGPLRYLHEALPLVEDPESSSDEEPIVDTGDGEVIQK; from the exons atgcatctatTGACCGCACGAAATTTGCTTCCTAACATTCATTGGCGGAGTCTACTTTCGAATCGCACTTATGGGCGATTTTTTACTTCGCTAGAGAAAGGGAAAAGCCGAGTTTGTTTTTACTCGAATACGAGGGGAATTGCCTTTAGATCagaattgaaaagaaaagccAAGAGAGTCGTTGTTAAACTCGGATCAGCTGTCATTACAAGAGATGATGAATGTGGAGTTGCCCTAGGAAGACTTGCTTCAATTGTTGAACAA GTGTCTGAGTTACAGAATGCTGGTCGGCAAATGCTGTTGGTTACCAGTGGTGCAGTTGCATTTGGAAAGCAGAAACTGCGGCATGAGATTCTTCTATCTCAAAGTGTACGCCAAACACTAAAACCACAAGATGTCTTGAAG TCAAAGCCTTATATTGAACCTCGGGCCTGTGCAGCAGTTGGACAGGGAGGACTATTGTCATTATATGAAGCAATGTTCCAGCAGTATGGCTTGACATGTGGACAG GTTCTAATAACAAAGCAGGATGTACGAGATAAATATTCACTGGACAATTTACGTTCCACTGTCGAGGAGTTAATCTCTATGAACTGTGTTCCCATTATCAATGAGAACGATGTTGTTGCATCACCTCCAGATTTGGATTTGGATTTAGCAGGG ATGAGGAGAGGTCCG GTGATCAGCTTAAAGGACAATGACAGTTTATCTGCGTTGTTGTCTGTGGAGCTAAAAGCTGATTTACTTATGATGTTGTCAGATGTGCAAGGCATTTATAGTGGCCCCCCTGATCAACCTGAGTCACGTCTCCTGGATACTTTCAGACCAAATGACGTCACCAATGTTGAATTTGGGGAAAAGTCTCGGGTGGGTCGTGGTGGCATGGAGTCTAAAGTCAAG GCTGCTGCCTGGGCACTTGAGAGAGGGACTAGTGTGGTGATAGCTAATGGTACCTCCACTGATTATGTGATTCGCCAAGTACTGGATGGTCGTAAGGTTGGAACATTTTTCACTATGGTAGAAGAAACAGGGCCATCTGTAGAGAATCAGGCAGCAGGTG CTCGTCAAGGTGGTAGAGCCCTTCAAGCATTAACTGCTGAACAG cgaGGCAAAATCATTTACAAACTTGCAGACCTGCTAATTGAACGCAAAGATGAAATCCTGGATGCCAATTCCAAAGATCTGGAGGAAGCTCGTTTTGAAGGTCGGCTGCCAGCTCCTATGATTGCCAGGCTTCTTTTAACTCCAGCTAAACTAGAAAACCTAGCAGAAGGACTGAGGCAAATTGCCGATTCATCACATGATATTCTGGGTCGTGTCATCAAGCGGACTAGGATAGCTGTTGATCTAGAGCTCAAACAAGAGACTGTACCTATCGGAGTTCTACTTGTCATCTTTGAATCTCGCCCCGATGCCTTAGTTCAG GTTGCTAGCCTTGCTATAAGCACAGCCAATGGTCTGCTATTGAAGGGTGGCAAGGAGGCGTACCATAGCAACAAATGCCTTCACAGTCTGGTACAAGAGGCTTTGTCGCTGTATGTTCAACCGGAAGCAGTCGGTTTG GTTAGTACCCGAGAAGATGTTAACGACCTCCTTCAGTTGGAGAAGTATATTGACTTGATTATTCCTAGAGGCTCTAGTGAAATGATTGAGCGTATCCAGGCTGAAAGCAAAGGAATTCCTGTGCTCGGACATGCAGAAGGAGTTTGTCACGTGTACGTGGATAAAGATGCTGACCTGGAAATGGCCACAAACATTG tGGTAGATTCCAAGTGTGATTACCCAGCTGCATGCAATGCTATGGAAACGCTTTTAGTGCACAGGGACCTCATCAAATCTACTTTCCTTGAGCGACTTCTTAAAGCTCTTCGGGAAAAAGGA gtAATTGTTCATGCTGGACCCAACTTGGTGAAGACATTGCCGCTAGCTCCAGCTCCAGCCCGCAGTATGAAGAAAGAGTACAGCGGTCTTGAATGCGCAATGGAAGTGGTCAGGAATGTAGAGGAAGCTATCGATCATATCCATCAGTTTGGAAGTTCACACACTGATGTTATTGTCACTGATAACC GTGACACCGCCAATCACTTTTTATCATCCGTGGACAGCGCATGTGTCTTTCATAACACTAGCACCAGGTTTTCGGACGGCTATCGATTTGGACTTG GCGCAGAAGTTGGTATCAGCACAGGTCGCATTCATGCTCGGGGCCCTGTGGGAGTAGAAGGGCTTCTAACCACAAGATGGGTACTAACTGGTCAAGGGCACACGGTATCAGACTTTGCTGACGGGGGTCCACTCAGGTATCTCCATGAAGCTCTTCCTCTTGTAGAGGATCCTGAGAGTTCGTCGGACGAGGAGCCCATTGTGGATACAGGAGATGGTGAAGTAAttcaaaaataa